The proteins below come from a single Xiphophorus hellerii strain 12219 chromosome 14, Xiphophorus_hellerii-4.1, whole genome shotgun sequence genomic window:
- the LOC116732469 gene encoding serine/arginine repetitive matrix protein 2-like isoform X10 yields the protein MSSIPQGRGYNDTHRDTTSLAWLSICKQTEKDHNNPSSGCTDRSRSVSGEGADNRKHPPGSGAAKSPEPGRSDQPKYTTESATEILSRFGLDKDDLGELNAYSEDQITPENLKYVLMQISIKKKERAAEKSSESQPTIGLKSDLHKTPVKSNKVIDCGDFGSSVAKKETEKDSTDKSRGKSLVETHKPSEDRLQRCVLKGKSRESEISEQNKMVSPKHKPDETKLYKPLSPKQPESTSKPSKAEQKSSNSKESKTRIKETMVAGQNKKSPEKKNPEVQTELKCGQQGQDKSVMQTKFKGSSFKNDSSCAIVSSKQKPDEPKTCKPLPPKQPESTSKSSNPGKAEQKSSNSKESKTQIKETTVAGQYKKHPEKKIPEVQTELKRGQQGQDKPVIQTKFKGSSSKNEPSHAVISAKQKPGEPKPCKPLPPKQPESTSKSSNPGKAEQKSSNNKESKTQIKETTVAGQNKAELKRGQQGRDKPVIQTKFKGSSCKNEPSHAIIRDCKGISPESFPHYCSICNKESRNVHAWCSHMKTTEHREKCKTLYPDLFCEQQFPRIDSTWRRCRETGKHKSDSRRRNASHSRSQERHHRRGSSSRSPCRRNASRSRSRSHGRRHRRGSSSRSPCRRNASRSRSRSHGRRHRRGSSSRSPCRRNASRSRSRSHGRRHRRGSSSRSPCRRKASRSRSRSHGRRHRRGSSSRSRCRRNASRSRSRSHGRRHRRGSSSRSHSPYRQRRKSRSRSTSTSDSSSSEDRRDRCRSPSRSSYSYRQTHRSQSRSPRYEKSTSCLPSPGMPSERQLSPKNSSKNPPSPSRSGEKQTSGDTSVPQDENSAETLVKKLLQSSAVQSLSKQIDVESLVKTLTPVFLDEFNKLTSTPGSSEAPQTKSTASSPPNHEQEVGAETLRSADGSDRSGPVLEQSVNAAASGNLEEKEQEVTSTRKRGRPRKKARNTLVRKSAGVKHESSEENREEEETKSLPGASLDSSSALLGDVKTETDAEAAEVLDQSVNAAAAGELEEMEEKEREVTSIRKGGRPRKKPRKTPVRKSAGGKPENPEENREEDKSLPGASLDPSSSALLGAVKTETDNETAEVLDQSVNAVAAGELEETEQTEQEVTSIIKRGRPRKKSRKTPVRKSAGGKRENPEENREEEDQSLPGASLDPSSSALLGAVKTETDNETAEAAGDLEEMKDTEQEVASTKKRGRSGKKPRKAPVRKSAGGKPENPEEETKSLPETEAECPDRQNLDGRLEEEEEDEGRCKADGEGLEEETVPLGSVLDQSVNAAAAGNLEEMEDTEQEVTSTRKRGRPRKKPRKTPVRKSAGGKPENPEENREEEDKSLPGASLDPSSSALLGAVKTESDDEAAEGPDKKNLDGRLEEEEEEDEEVACKKRRKSPCTTADFILPPFNTDISFGEEFTARKLGYYCSLCSVFYMLKSNEEDTHCCSRNHYDNLLKHSQMKEEEPSPPPKRKTRSSR from the exons ATGTCTTCAATTCCACAGGGACGTGGCTACAATGATACTCACAGGGACACTACATCCTTGGCCTGGCTTTCAATATGCAAACAGACCGAAAAAGATCACAATAACCCATCTTCTGGCTGCACAGACAGAAGCAGAAGTGTTTCTGGTGAAGGTGCAGACAACAGGAAACATCCTCCAGGTTCAGGTGCTGCTAAATCTCCAGAACCAGGCAGATCGGATCAACCCAAGTACACAACAGAATCAGCTACTGAGATCCTCAGCAGGTTTGGACTCGACAAGGACGACTTGGGAGAGCTCAATGCTTACTCTGAGGATCAGATCACCCCTGAAAACCTGAAATACGTCCTGATGCAGATTTCCATTAAGAAGAAGgaaagagctgcagagaaatcCTCTGAATCGCAGCCCACTATTGGTCTAAAGAGTGACTTGCATAAAACTCCCgtaaagtcaaataaagttATTGATTGCGGTGATTTTGGAAGTAGCGTTGCTAAAAAGGAGACTGAAAAAGATAGCACAGATAAGAGTAGAGGTAAGTCACTGGTGGAAACTCACAAACCCAGTGAGGACCGGCTGCAAAGATGTGTGTTAAAGGGCAAAAGCAGAGAGTCTGAGATTAGtgagcaaaataaaatggtttCACCCAAACATAAACCTGATGAGACTAAACTCTACAAACCTCTTTCTCCAAAGCAACCAGAGTCCACATCCAAACCTAGTAAAGCAGAACAGAAGAGTTCCAACAGCAAGGAAAGCAAAACTCgaataaaagaaacaatggTTGCTGGACAGAATAAGAAAAGTCCAGAGAAGAAGAACCCGGAGGTTCAGACTGAGCTGAAGTGTGGACAGCAAGGACAGGATAAGTCAGTGATGCAGACTAAATTTAAGGGgtcatcttttaaaaatgattcttCATGTGCCATAGTTTCATCCAAACAGAAACCTGACGAGCCTAAAACCTGCAAACCTCTTCCTCCAAAGCAACCAGAGTCCACATCTAAATCCTCCAATCCTGGTAAAGCAGAACAGAAGAGTTCCAACAGCAAGGAAAGCAAAACTCAGATAAAAGAAACAACGGTTGCTGGGCAGTATAAGAAACATCCAGAGAAGAAGATCCCTGAGGTTCAGACTGAGCTGAAACGTGGACAACAAGGACAGGATAAGCCAGTGATCCAGACTAAATTTAAAGGGTCATCTTCTAAAAATGAGCCTTCACACGCTGTAATTTCAGCCAAACAGAAACCTGGCGAGCCTAAACCCTGCAAACCTCTTCCTCCAAAGCAACCAGAGTCCACATCTAAATCCTCCAATCCTGGTAAAGCAGAACAGAAGAGTTCCAACAACAAGGAAAGTAAAACTCAGATAAAAGAAACAACGGTTGCTGGGCAGAATAAGGCTGAGCTGAAGCGCGGACAGCAAGGACGGGATAAGCCAGTGATCCAGACTAAATTTAAGGGGTCATCTTGTAAAAATGAGCCTTCACACGCCATAATTAGAGATTGTAAAGGTATCTCACCAGAATCCTTCCCACATTACTGTTCGATATGCAACAAGGAAAGTCGTAACGTACAT gctTGGTGTTCCCACATGAAGACCACTGAACATCGTGAGAAGTGCAAAACCCT ATACCCAGACTTGTTTTGTGAACAACAATTCCCCAG AATAGACTCAACCTGGAGGCGGTGTCGGGAGACGGGAAAACACAAGAGTGATTCTCGCCGCAGAAACGCTTCCCATTCCAGAAGTCAAGAACGCCATCACAGAAGAGGCTCCAGTTCTCGCTCACCCTGCCGGAGAAACGCTTCCCGTTCCCGCTCCAGAAGTCATGGCCGGCGTCACAGAAGAGGCTCCAGTTCTCGCTCACCCTGCCGGAGAAATGCTTCCCGTTCCCGCTCCAGAAGTCATGGCCGGCGTCACAGAAGAGGCTCCAGTTCTCGCTCACCCTGCAGGAGAAATGCTTCCCGTTCCCGCTCCAGAAGTCATGGCCGGCGTCACAGAAGAGGCTCCAGTTCTCGCTCACCCTGCAGGAGAAAAGCTTCCCGTTCCCGCTCCAGAAGTCATGGCCGGCGTCACAGGAGAGGCTCCAGTTCTCGCTCACGCTGCCGGAGAAACGCTTCCCGTTCCCGCTCCAGAAGTCATGGCCGGCGTCACAGAAGAGGCTCCAGTTCTCGCTCTCACAGCCCGTATCGTCAGCGCCGTAAATCCAGGAGTAGATCAACTTCCACCTCAGACAGTTCTAGCTCTGAGGACAGAAGAGACAGGTGCAGGAGCCCATCCAGGTCTTCCTACAGTTATAGACAAACCCACAG GTCTCAATCTCGTTCTCCAAGGTACGAGAAGTCCACCTCCTGTCTGCCCTCTCCAGGAATGCCTTCTGAGAGACAGCTTTCacccaaaaacagcagcaagaaTCCGCCATCACCAAGCAGAAGCGGCGAGAAACAAACGTCCGGAGACACATCGGTTCCTCAGGATGAGAACAGTGCAGAGACACTGGTGAAGAAACTGCTTCAATCATCAG CTGTCCAGTCTTTGTCAAAGCAGATAGATGTAGAGAGCCTTGTGAAAACTCTGACTCCGGTTTTCCTGGACGAGTTCAACAAGTTAACCTCAACACCCGGATCATCAGAGGCGCCTCAGACTAAAAGCACAGCCAGTTCCCCGCCAAATCACGAG caggaagtcGGAGCAGAAACTCTGAGATCTGCTGACGGCTCAGATCGAAGCGGCCCAG TTTTAGAGCAGAGTGTAAATGCTGCAGCTTCAGGTAATCTGGAGGAaaaggaacaggaagtgacatcaacTAGAAAAAGAGGCCGACCCAGGAAGAAAGCCAGAAATACTCTTG TGAGAAAATCTGCTGGAGTAAAACATGAGAGCTCcgaagaaaacagagaagaagaagaaaccaaaTCACTTCCTGGTGCGTCGCTggattcttcttctgctctgttGGGGGACGTCAAGACGGAAACGGacgctgaagctgctgaag ttttaGATCAGAGTGTGaacgctgcagcagcaggtgagcTGGAGGAAATGGAGGAGAAGGAACGGGAAGTGACATCAATAAGAAAAGGAGGCCGACCCAGGAAGAAACCCAGAAAGACTCCTG TGAGAAAAtctgctggaggaaaacctgagaaccctgaagaaaacagagaagaagacaAATCACTTCCTGGTGCGTCGCTGGatccttcttcttctgctctatTGGGGGCCGTCAAGACGGAGACGGATAATGAAACTGCTGAAG TTTTAGATCAGAGTGTGAACGCTGTAGCAGCAGGTGAGCTGGAGGAAACTGAGCAGacggaacaggaagtgacatcaatAATAAAAAGAGGCCGACCCAGGAAGAAATCCAGAAAGACTCCTG TGAGAAAATCTGCTGGAGGAAAACGTGAGAACcctgaagaaaacagagaagaagaagaccaATCACTTCCTGGCGCATCGCTGGatccttcttcttctgctctatTGGGGGCCGTCAAGACGGAGACAGATAATGAAACTGCTGAAG cagcaggtgatCTGGAGGAAATGAAGGATACGGAACAGGAAGTGGCATCCACTAAAAAAAGAGGACGATCCGGGAAGAAACCCAGAAAGGCTCCTG TGAGAAAAtctgctggaggaaaacctgAGAACCCTGAAGAAGAAACCAAATCACTTCCTGAGACGGAGGCTGAATGTCCTGACAGACAGAACCTGGATGGACGcttggaggaagaggaggaggatgaaggacGATGCAAGGCCGACGGAGAAGGTTTGGAAGAGGAGACAGTTCCTTTAG GTTCCGTTTTAGATCAGAGTGTGaacgctgcagcagcaggtaaTCTGGAGGAAATGGAGGACacggaacaggaagtgacatcaacCAGAAAAAGAGGCCGACCCAGGAAGAAACCCAGAAAGACTCCTG TGAGAAAAtctgctggaggaaaacctgagaaccctgaagaaaacagagaagaagaagacaaatcACTTCCTGGCGCATCGCTGGatccttcttcttctgctctatTGGGGGCCGTCAAGACGGAGTCGGAtgatgaagctgctgaaggTCCAGACAAAAAGAACTTGGACGGACGcttggaggaagaggaggaggaggatgaagaag TAGCCTGTAAAAAACGAAGGAAGTCTCCTTGTACCACTGCTGATTTTATCCTGCCACCTTTCAACACAGACATCTCCTTTG GCGAGGAGTTTACTGCTCGTAAACTGGGATATTACTGTTCCCTCTGCTCTGTTTTCTACATGCTGAAGAGCAACGAAGAGGACACTCACTGCTGCAGCAGAAATCATTACGACAACCTGCTG AAACATTCGCAGATGAAAGAAGAGGAACCTTCACCGCCTCCAAAAAGGAAAACCAGAAGCTCTCGATGA
- the LOC116732469 gene encoding serine/arginine repetitive matrix protein 2-like isoform X16: MSSIPQGRGYNDTHRDTTSLAWLSICKQTEKDHNNPSSGCTDRSRSVSGEGADNRKHPPGSGAAKSPEPGRSDQPKYTTESATEILSRFGLDKDDLGELNAYSEDQITPENLKYVLMQISIKKKERAAEKSSESQPTIGLKSDLHKTPVKSNKVIDCGDFGSSVAKKETEKDSTDKSRGKSLVETHKPSEDRLQRCVLKGKSRESEISEQNKMVSPKHKPDETKLYKPLSPKQPESTSKPSKAEQKSSNSKESKTRIKETMVAGQNKKSPEKKNPEVQTELKCGQQGQDKSVMQTKFKGSSFKNDSSCAIVSSKQKPDEPKTCKPLPPKQPESTSKSSNPGKAEQKSSNSKESKTQIKETTVAGQYKKHPEKKIPEVQTELKRGQQGQDKPVIQTKFKGSSSKNEPSHAVISAKQKPGEPKPCKPLPPKQPESTSKSSNPGKAEQKSSNNKESKTQIKETTVAGQNKAELKRGQQGRDKPVIQTKFKGSSCKNEPSHAIIRDCKGISPESFPHYCSICNKESRNVHAWCSHMKTTEHREKCKTLYPDLFCEQQFPRIDSTWRRCRETGKHKSDSRRRNASHSRSQERHHRRGSSSRSPCRRNASRSRSRSHGRRHRRGSSSRSPCRRNASRSRSRSHGRRHRRGSSSRSPCRRNASRSRSRSHGRRHRRGSSSRSPCRRKASRSRSRSHGRRHRRGSSSRSRCRRNASRSRSRSHGRRHRRGSSSRSHSPYRQRRKSRSRSTSTSDSSSSEDRRDRCRSPSRSSYSYRQTHRSQSRSPRYEKSTSCLPSPGMPSERQLSPKNSSKNPPSPSRSGEKQTSGDTSVPQDENSAETLVKKLLQSSAVQSLSKQIDVESLVKTLTPVFLDEFNKLTSTPGSSEAPQTKSTASSPPNHEQEVGAETLRSADGSDRSGPVLEQSVNAAASGNLEEKEQEVTSTRKRGRPRKKARNTLVRKSAGVKHESSEENREEEETKSLPGASLDSSSALLGDVKTETDAEAAEVLDQSVNAAAAGELEEMEEKEREVTSIRKGGRPRKKPRKTPVRKSARGKPENPEENREEEDQSLPGASLDPSSSALLGDVKTETDNETAEVLDQSVNAVAAGELEETEQTEQEVTSIIKRGRPRKKSRKTPVRKSAGGKPENPEENREEDKSLPGASLDPSSSALLGAVKTETDNETAEVLDQSVNAVAAGELEETEQTEQEVTSIIKRGRPRKKSRKTPVRKSAGGKRENPEENREEEDQSLPGASLDPSSSALLGAVKTETDNETAEAAGNLEEMEDTEQEVTSTRKRGRPRKKPRKTPVRKSAGGKPENPEENREEEDKSLPGASLDPSSSALLGAVKTESDDEAAEGPDKKNLDGRLEEEEEEDEEVACKKRRKSPCTTADFILPPFNTDISFGEEFTARKLGYYCSLCSVFYMLKSNEEDTHCCSRNHYDNLLKHSQMKEEEPSPPPKRKTRSSR; the protein is encoded by the exons ATGTCTTCAATTCCACAGGGACGTGGCTACAATGATACTCACAGGGACACTACATCCTTGGCCTGGCTTTCAATATGCAAACAGACCGAAAAAGATCACAATAACCCATCTTCTGGCTGCACAGACAGAAGCAGAAGTGTTTCTGGTGAAGGTGCAGACAACAGGAAACATCCTCCAGGTTCAGGTGCTGCTAAATCTCCAGAACCAGGCAGATCGGATCAACCCAAGTACACAACAGAATCAGCTACTGAGATCCTCAGCAGGTTTGGACTCGACAAGGACGACTTGGGAGAGCTCAATGCTTACTCTGAGGATCAGATCACCCCTGAAAACCTGAAATACGTCCTGATGCAGATTTCCATTAAGAAGAAGgaaagagctgcagagaaatcCTCTGAATCGCAGCCCACTATTGGTCTAAAGAGTGACTTGCATAAAACTCCCgtaaagtcaaataaagttATTGATTGCGGTGATTTTGGAAGTAGCGTTGCTAAAAAGGAGACTGAAAAAGATAGCACAGATAAGAGTAGAGGTAAGTCACTGGTGGAAACTCACAAACCCAGTGAGGACCGGCTGCAAAGATGTGTGTTAAAGGGCAAAAGCAGAGAGTCTGAGATTAGtgagcaaaataaaatggtttCACCCAAACATAAACCTGATGAGACTAAACTCTACAAACCTCTTTCTCCAAAGCAACCAGAGTCCACATCCAAACCTAGTAAAGCAGAACAGAAGAGTTCCAACAGCAAGGAAAGCAAAACTCgaataaaagaaacaatggTTGCTGGACAGAATAAGAAAAGTCCAGAGAAGAAGAACCCGGAGGTTCAGACTGAGCTGAAGTGTGGACAGCAAGGACAGGATAAGTCAGTGATGCAGACTAAATTTAAGGGgtcatcttttaaaaatgattcttCATGTGCCATAGTTTCATCCAAACAGAAACCTGACGAGCCTAAAACCTGCAAACCTCTTCCTCCAAAGCAACCAGAGTCCACATCTAAATCCTCCAATCCTGGTAAAGCAGAACAGAAGAGTTCCAACAGCAAGGAAAGCAAAACTCAGATAAAAGAAACAACGGTTGCTGGGCAGTATAAGAAACATCCAGAGAAGAAGATCCCTGAGGTTCAGACTGAGCTGAAACGTGGACAACAAGGACAGGATAAGCCAGTGATCCAGACTAAATTTAAAGGGTCATCTTCTAAAAATGAGCCTTCACACGCTGTAATTTCAGCCAAACAGAAACCTGGCGAGCCTAAACCCTGCAAACCTCTTCCTCCAAAGCAACCAGAGTCCACATCTAAATCCTCCAATCCTGGTAAAGCAGAACAGAAGAGTTCCAACAACAAGGAAAGTAAAACTCAGATAAAAGAAACAACGGTTGCTGGGCAGAATAAGGCTGAGCTGAAGCGCGGACAGCAAGGACGGGATAAGCCAGTGATCCAGACTAAATTTAAGGGGTCATCTTGTAAAAATGAGCCTTCACACGCCATAATTAGAGATTGTAAAGGTATCTCACCAGAATCCTTCCCACATTACTGTTCGATATGCAACAAGGAAAGTCGTAACGTACAT gctTGGTGTTCCCACATGAAGACCACTGAACATCGTGAGAAGTGCAAAACCCT ATACCCAGACTTGTTTTGTGAACAACAATTCCCCAG AATAGACTCAACCTGGAGGCGGTGTCGGGAGACGGGAAAACACAAGAGTGATTCTCGCCGCAGAAACGCTTCCCATTCCAGAAGTCAAGAACGCCATCACAGAAGAGGCTCCAGTTCTCGCTCACCCTGCCGGAGAAACGCTTCCCGTTCCCGCTCCAGAAGTCATGGCCGGCGTCACAGAAGAGGCTCCAGTTCTCGCTCACCCTGCCGGAGAAATGCTTCCCGTTCCCGCTCCAGAAGTCATGGCCGGCGTCACAGAAGAGGCTCCAGTTCTCGCTCACCCTGCAGGAGAAATGCTTCCCGTTCCCGCTCCAGAAGTCATGGCCGGCGTCACAGAAGAGGCTCCAGTTCTCGCTCACCCTGCAGGAGAAAAGCTTCCCGTTCCCGCTCCAGAAGTCATGGCCGGCGTCACAGGAGAGGCTCCAGTTCTCGCTCACGCTGCCGGAGAAACGCTTCCCGTTCCCGCTCCAGAAGTCATGGCCGGCGTCACAGAAGAGGCTCCAGTTCTCGCTCTCACAGCCCGTATCGTCAGCGCCGTAAATCCAGGAGTAGATCAACTTCCACCTCAGACAGTTCTAGCTCTGAGGACAGAAGAGACAGGTGCAGGAGCCCATCCAGGTCTTCCTACAGTTATAGACAAACCCACAG GTCTCAATCTCGTTCTCCAAGGTACGAGAAGTCCACCTCCTGTCTGCCCTCTCCAGGAATGCCTTCTGAGAGACAGCTTTCacccaaaaacagcagcaagaaTCCGCCATCACCAAGCAGAAGCGGCGAGAAACAAACGTCCGGAGACACATCGGTTCCTCAGGATGAGAACAGTGCAGAGACACTGGTGAAGAAACTGCTTCAATCATCAG CTGTCCAGTCTTTGTCAAAGCAGATAGATGTAGAGAGCCTTGTGAAAACTCTGACTCCGGTTTTCCTGGACGAGTTCAACAAGTTAACCTCAACACCCGGATCATCAGAGGCGCCTCAGACTAAAAGCACAGCCAGTTCCCCGCCAAATCACGAG caggaagtcGGAGCAGAAACTCTGAGATCTGCTGACGGCTCAGATCGAAGCGGCCCAG TTTTAGAGCAGAGTGTAAATGCTGCAGCTTCAGGTAATCTGGAGGAaaaggaacaggaagtgacatcaacTAGAAAAAGAGGCCGACCCAGGAAGAAAGCCAGAAATACTCTTG TGAGAAAATCTGCTGGAGTAAAACATGAGAGCTCcgaagaaaacagagaagaagaagaaaccaaaTCACTTCCTGGTGCGTCGCTggattcttcttctgctctgttGGGGGACGTCAAGACGGAAACGGacgctgaagctgctgaag ttttaGATCAGAGTGTGaacgctgcagcagcaggtgagcTGGAGGAAATGGAGGAGAAGGAACGGGAAGTGACATCAATAAGAAAAGGAGGCCGACCCAGGAAGAAACCCAGAAAGACTCCTG tcagaaaatcTGCCAGAGGAAAACCTGAGAACcctgaagaaaacagagaagaagaagaccaATCACTTCCTGGTGCGTCGCTGGatccttcttcttctgctctatTGGGGGACGTCAAGACGGAGACGGATAATGAAACTGCTGAAG TTTTAGATCAGAGTGTGAACGCTGTAGCAGCAGGTGAGCTGGAGGAAACTGAGCAGacggaacaggaagtgacatcgaTAATAAAAAGAGGCCGACCCAGGAAGAAATCCAGAAAGACTCCTG TGAGAAAAtctgctggaggaaaacctgagaaccctgaagaaaacagagaagaagacaAATCACTTCCTGGTGCGTCGCTGGatccttcttcttctgctctatTGGGGGCCGTCAAGACGGAGACGGATAATGAAACTGCTGAAG TTTTAGATCAGAGTGTGAACGCTGTAGCAGCAGGTGAGCTGGAGGAAACTGAGCAGacggaacaggaagtgacatcaatAATAAAAAGAGGCCGACCCAGGAAGAAATCCAGAAAGACTCCTG TGAGAAAATCTGCTGGAGGAAAACGTGAGAACcctgaagaaaacagagaagaagaagaccaATCACTTCCTGGCGCATCGCTGGatccttcttcttctgctctatTGGGGGCCGTCAAGACGGAGACAGATAATGAAACTGCTGAAG cagcaggtaaTCTGGAGGAAATGGAGGACacggaacaggaagtgacatcaacCAGAAAAAGAGGCCGACCCAGGAAGAAACCCAGAAAGACTCCTG TGAGAAAAtctgctggaggaaaacctgagaaccctgaagaaaacagagaagaagaagacaaatcACTTCCTGGCGCATCGCTGGatccttcttcttctgctctatTGGGGGCCGTCAAGACGGAGTCGGAtgatgaagctgctgaaggTCCAGACAAAAAGAACTTGGACGGACGcttggaggaagaggaggaggaggatgaagaag TAGCCTGTAAAAAACGAAGGAAGTCTCCTTGTACCACTGCTGATTTTATCCTGCCACCTTTCAACACAGACATCTCCTTTG GCGAGGAGTTTACTGCTCGTAAACTGGGATATTACTGTTCCCTCTGCTCTGTTTTCTACATGCTGAAGAGCAACGAAGAGGACACTCACTGCTGCAGCAGAAATCATTACGACAACCTGCTG AAACATTCGCAGATGAAAGAAGAGGAACCTTCACCGCCTCCAAAAAGGAAAACCAGAAGCTCTCGATGA